Proteins co-encoded in one Sporosarcina sp. FSL K6-1522 genomic window:
- a CDS encoding response regulator transcription factor, with amino-acid sequence MINVLIVDDHPAVGEGTKAMIDQEEDMRADVLSDVEEVIGNLKEEVYAIYLIDLYMPKVNGVELTKMILQVNPDAKILIYTGFDLVSHYNLLIEAGISGFMSKTATQEQLITGIRCALREEVVIPLHLLKQLRRVNAGPSTSEGEQSLGDIILSSKEQQILDEVSKGLTNNAIAINLSMSQRTIEYHLTKIFTKLGVGSRTEALLKAREYGLLSMQLMDT; translated from the coding sequence ATGATTAATGTATTGATTGTGGATGATCATCCCGCTGTCGGCGAAGGAACTAAGGCGATGATCGATCAAGAAGAAGATATGAGGGCGGATGTACTTTCAGATGTTGAAGAAGTGATAGGGAACCTTAAAGAAGAGGTGTACGCAATTTACTTAATAGACTTATATATGCCAAAAGTAAATGGGGTTGAATTAACTAAAATGATTTTACAAGTGAATCCTGATGCAAAGATTCTCATCTATACTGGTTTTGATTTAGTGTCGCATTATAACCTACTGATTGAAGCAGGGATTTCAGGGTTTATGAGTAAAACTGCAACACAAGAACAATTAATCACCGGAATCAGATGCGCATTAAGGGAAGAAGTTGTCATCCCACTTCATTTGCTTAAACAACTAAGAAGGGTGAATGCCGGACCTTCAACTAGCGAAGGAGAACAGAGCTTGGGAGATATTATACTTTCAAGCAAAGAGCAACAAATATTAGATGAGGTATCCAAAGGACTAACCAATAATGCAATTGCTATAAACCTTTCAATGAGTCAACGAACGATTGAATATCATTTAACTAAAATCTTCACAAAACTAGGTGTGGGCTCAAGAACAGAAGCTTTACTAAAAGCAAGAGAATATGGATTGTTATCTATGCAGTTAATGGATACTTAA